The window ctgcagcaggcagtaGGTAGGCTTCCTTCAGCAGGGTGAGCCAGCTGTGTGGCTGGGCCCTTCCCTTCCTGTGGGATGAAGGAGGAAGGGACATAATGCTTGTTCAGTTTAGACGTTGAGGGAAAAAATTTCAgtgagagggcagtgaggcactggcacagcttgcctgtgagctgtggtgccccatccctggaggttcaaggccaggttggatggggccctgagcagcctgagctgttgggtggcagccctgcccacggcacggggtgggactgggtgggTTTTGAGGTCCTTTCTGACCTTAAATATTCTGTGATGGAGAAGAGCCACCTGCAAAGCAGAAATCCACCCCTTCCATACCTCAGGTCTCAATCACCAGCATTTGACGTATGGGTGTCAGTGGCAGGGAATCTCTTGCTCATGATGAGGGACATCTGAAGCCCTTCGTGGTGTATTTAGTCCTCTCTGAGGGTACTGGGACCAGGATTGTTCCCAGTTACTGTGAGCAGAGACAGCTCCGAACCCCTGAAGAATGGGAGATGTGGCAGCAAGGGGCTTCGACACTCCTTGCCAAGGGCCTGAGCTGGCGATATGAAGGGTGTAGCGGGCAGGTTCAGCCCTCTTGTGTCGGTCTTGGAGTGAGACAGAGCACGTGGCCCTGTGATTTCTGTCCTGCAGCCCATGTGGACACACGGCTCACCATGGGGCTTCTGCAACGGGACGCCAGCAAACATCCTGATGCTGGAGGCTGGGGTAGATCTTGGACACTCAGGGGCTGGGGGTGACATCAGCTGGGGAGGTGACACGAGTGGGCCAGAGCGGGACAGATTTCAGCATCACATTTtggagcagaggggctgtcaGAGGGTGCGTTGTGTGTTGTTGGCCTCCTCCTCCTGGGCGAAGATCCGCCCCGGGGGAAGTGAAGCACCCGGAGCCCCAGGGGAGCTGAGGCAGCTCGACAGACTGCATCTCCCTCTGCCACCCGCCCCGGGGCTCTGCGATTTCACACTCGGGCGGCCGCTCTGCGCTGAGCCATGCAGGAGCGCTCGGCCATGGCCTCCCCGGGAAAAGCAGACGGCGGTGCCTCCTGCCTCTCCTCCCAGTGCTTCGACCCCCTAACCAGGTCCTGCGTGATGTGCTCCGAGCTGTTCGGGGACAACACAAGTAAGTGCGGCCAGGGCTTGGTGGTGAAGGGGGCTGGAGGAcgctgtggggtgggctggaAGGGGACCTTCTGCGGGTTGCGGTGGAAGTGGCGATGGAGATGGGGTGGAGCTCCATcactgcagccccagtgctgggagACCTTGGTAATGCCATTTTGCCCCTTCTGACCCTGCCGGCATTTTGCACCGCAGCAGATCCCGCCCTTGGAGCGCCCAGCTCGGACACACTGCCCACCGTCCCCTCCATGGACCTGCCCAGCAGTCTCCTGATCTTCGGGGTCCCTGTGCTGGTGGGGCTCCTCCTGGCCCTGGCTGCCCTCTGGGGATTCCTTGCCTGCAAGTTGGGGAAgcggaggaggaagaggaggaaggcgGAGCAGGAGGCTGAAGGTAGGAGACTGTGCTCACACTATTGGCTCCTTGGGGAGGCTCAGATTTCCTATATCTTTCTTGGGATGCCCCAGAGATCATCCCTCTCCCTGTTAGGTATAGGGCAACATGAAAGGGACTCGATATGCAGTGGGAGCCATGTGAACTGGGGTACCATGCTGAGCACCCCACAAGGTGTTCCCAGCACCCTCTGACACTTGCGTGCCACTGCCGCCCCAAAGAGGTGACAATGTCAGAGCCAGCCCTTACCAGCCGGGCACAGAGCGCTGAGCATCTTATGGGGTCATCCCCAAAGACACCATTGTTGGCTCAAGGGATAGGGCTATGCCTCTTCCCACAGGGCATTTCCAGGAGGTGAAGTCACTGTGCCCCACCGGGGACCCCCAGGAAcagtactgaaaacaaaagagggAGAAATCCCACGACAGCAAGTGTGGGGAGGCACGTGGCCATTGCTACTTGTAAACAAGTCTATTTTTAAGTGGGAAGCAATCATGCCGGGTGCTTGCTGCTAGCATGGGCTCACAGGAGGCTTGAGGCACAAGCGCATGGCTGCACTTTCCCGATTAcacttttggggaaaaaatgcgCTACAAAGCAGTGTGGTGGGGAGATCCCTGTCCCAGGATTTGCTTCACGGCCCCTGACCTCACTTCTCATCCTCTCTCAGAAAGCCACGGCGATGCCGGCCCCTTGCCCAGCTCCGGCTGCTTGGATGTCAGTACTCCAGAGGGGAGTGCCGACCCAGCACAGGGACACTGCCCACACCGCAACGGAGGTATGAGGATGCCCAGGAGGGATGGAGCAAAGCAGTGGCCATGCTGCCAGGGTGATGCCAAGGGTGACGTGGTGCTGCTGGCCACTACCTGGCCCCACCATAAGGAGCACGGCCACAGCTTCCCACTGCCGGCCACTGAGCTGGGAGCCACTGCCTTGGTCACCACCAAAACCACCCAGGAGTGTATGGGTGAGGAGAGACTGTAATGGCCGGGAAACAGGGCTAGGgctctccctgcagacagccataGCCCTTCCCTAAGGGGCAAAGCCTTGCACAGACATGAGCTGCATCAGAACCGGGTTTTGCATTTTACGTTTCCCCATTTGTATGGAGTCCCAGCCATGCCTGCAGTCACTGGAGGAAGCCCAAGGATTCATGCTGTGTCACCGATAGCTGCTGAGATATAGAACTGGGGAGTCCAGAtgggtctgctgctgctgaatgggGCACTTCTAGGGACACGGGGCTGGAAGACCAGCAAGAGGGGAAGCAGGGAGTTCCTTTAGGACCAAACCGCATCAACATTAGCTCAATTATTGCTACTGACCAATGGCTTGGGGCCTCATGGAGAAAAGCTCATCCAGCATCTGCTCTATGCACAGTCCTGCTTCTCCTGTCCCCTGCATGCTGTGACATCCACGTCCCTGCTCCCTTTGGGCACTGTTGTTTGGTGGCAGGCGCCCATGGGCAGTTGTGGGAACTCCCTCTGCATCTTGAATGCCCAGGGAATGGGAAACAATTCGCCTTTTTGAGCAGGAAGCAAGGGAAAGAATCAGGGAAATCTGTCTTTGCTCTGAGCTATGGTAACTGAAGTCAGCGAGAACCAGAGGCAGGCAATGGAGACTGCTGGTTGGGAGGAGCACTGGCTGCAGGAGCTTGTCATGATGGCCCCAGACAACCATCGCTTCAGCTCACGGTGGCTGCAAAAATACTGCATGTCACTTGTGGTGACAGGACTCACAGTGATGGATGTACCCGTGCTGCACACAACCAGGCAGGGAGTGATGCAAGCGTGGGAGGGATGACTTAATTTATGTGTGTGTCTTCAGGGGCTTGCTGTGCGTGAGAATTGACCAGCAGCGCCAGTCCAAGGCAGCTCAATGGCCATGCTCACACGTAAGCCAATGGCTCACCTGTGCGAGAAGCTTTGGGAATGAAGCCATTAGTGAAGGTTGTGCTCCCTCCTGAGATCTCAGCTTTGCTCCTCATCTGCCACCTATTCTGGCTTCCTATGTCACCACCACCAATGTCACCACCACACCCCAGCTAGAGCGTTCTCCTCCCTCTCACAGCCTTCAGAAGATGGAGGATGCTGCTATGCTCACCTAATGGCCATGGAGGTCCAAGGATTGTGGTAGGATTGACCAGTGACACTGTGTCTGGTGGCATTGCCTCTGCAGGACCATGCAGTCTTGTTAGAGGGtgcctccctcctctccttgcCATGGACGCCAAGATGACTTTGCTGCCTTCACCCCAACAGGGAACCATTTGGGCATATGAGCCTACAATCTTCACCACACGTCCTCTTTCAGGCCTAAACTCGCTGCCTGGGATGAGCCTTGCTTCAGATAGTGCCTAACACAGCTCAAGACGTGATGCATCCCCATTGCTGGGGATGCAGTCTCTTCACATCTTATTGGATGGATGTGCTTTGACATCAAGTCCAGCGCTGGGGACATTCagaacacctctagggatggtgactccaccacctccctggttGTAAGAGAAGGACCATTGGGAGGCAGGACAACCTGCTTCATGGACAGCGGGGCTGGGAGGCgaagggagcagtgctgctgcatctCCCCTTCCATTTTCTATGGCTGTGACATGTGGGTGTGGTGCAGACCCCACACCAGAAGATAAACTCCTGTAATAATCtcgttgaaaaaaaaaaaagcccgcTTTCTGCTCAGGTGAGGGCTCTGGCTATTATTTCTTCAAGTGTTTCTGCTTTGCAGGATGCCACGGTGaggtactggaatgggctgcgcagggaagtggtgaagtcacggttcctggaggtgtcccagaactctgtggatgtggcactgagggacatggttagtgggcatggtggggatgggctaACAATAAGATaaggtgatcttagaggtcttttccagtcttgaTTCTCTGATTTCATGGGCACCAGTTGGGCAAAAAATGGGGAAACCCCAGGCAGGTTGTGAGGGAGACTTGCCTACTGCTTGTTCACCCATGGGTTCAGCTGCACCAACCCAGGCCCACTCTCCCCTCGCTCTCCCTCACCTTCCCCTCACTCTCTCCTCATTCTTGTGGGTTGAGAACCCTAGAGAACACGTGTGGAGCCACCTCAGGCTGCCTGCCAGCAAAGGGCACTGCAACCCTGCAACACATTTCCCTGCAGCTCCATGTGGGACGCCACACTGTCCTCACTCAACCCAAGAGCTCTGCACCTCTGCAGGAGAAGGACTGCCCCCTCCACCTGCTGAGCTGGAAAAGGCCCCCCTCTGATTTTGGCTCTTCCCCAAAGTGGCTGAGGAAGGAACGCTGCCCGGCTCCGTGCACTGTCTATCCGGGGACACagccttcccagtgctgctcatcAGCATCCATAGTCCATAGTCACTACTACTGTGTAATGACAGTCATTAAGGGAGAGTGAAGCTGCCTCAGGACTGGAAGCGCTGATGGAGTTTGGGAGCCAGATGGTGTTCGCACTtaaggaaagactgaaaaaaaaataccaacacaaaaacacacaccaaAAGCCACTCCACTCCAATCAGcctctatttccttttcttagtgTCAGGATAGTTCTGGTCCCACACATC of the Gallus gallus isolate bGalGal1 chromosome 1, bGalGal1.mat.broiler.GRCg7b, whole genome shotgun sequence genome contains:
- the TNFRSF13C gene encoding tumor necrosis factor receptor superfamily member 13C, which codes for MQERSAMASPGKADGGASCLSSQCFDPLTRSCVMCSELFGDNTTDPALGAPSSDTLPTVPSMDLPSSLLIFGVPVLVGLLLALAALWGFLACKLGKRRRKRRKAEQEAEESHGDAGPLPSSGCLDVSTPEGSADPAQGHCPHRNGGMRMPRRDGAKQWPCCQGDAKGDVVLLATTWPHHKEHGHSFPLPATELGATALVTTKTTQECMGEERL
- the TNFRSF13C gene encoding tumor necrosis factor receptor superfamily member 13C isoform X1, with product MQERSAMASPGKADGGASCLSSQCFDPLTRSCVMCSELFGDNTNPALGAPSSDTLPTVPSMDLPSSLLIFGVPVLVGLLLALAALWGFLACKLGKRRRKRRKAEQEAEESHGDAGPLPSSGCLDVSTPEGSADPAQGHCPHRNGGMRMPRRDGAKQWPCCQGDAKGDVVLLATTWPHHKEHGHSFPLPATELGATALVTTKTTQECMGEERL
- the TNFRSF13C gene encoding tumor necrosis factor receptor superfamily member 13C isoform X2 is translated as MQERSAMASPGKADGGASCLSSQCFDPLTRSCVMCSELFGDNTTDPALGAPSSDTLPTVPSMDLPSSLLIFGVPVLVGLLLALAALWGFLACKLGKRRRKRRKAEQEAEESHGDAGPLPSSGCLDVSTPEGSADPAQGHCPHRNGGACCA